The following proteins come from a genomic window of Puntigrus tetrazona isolate hp1 chromosome 15, ASM1883169v1, whole genome shotgun sequence:
- the lamtor1 gene encoding ragulator complex protein LAMTOR1 — protein sequence MGCCFSSDSETSEQNEEVKPLIPDPNLDRKPTNGSERNADSLPSNRTDEQALLTTILQRTALNIIDVSAVDSQGMEQHEYMDRARQYSTKLEVLSRTLSQKKPVPLPSLTGQPHQVLAADLVPCSDVQQVSKIAAYAYSAISQIQVDAKEELVVQFAIP from the exons ATGGGGTGCTGTTTCAGCAGCGATAGCGAAACGTCGGAGCAG AACGAAGAGGTGAAGCCGCTGATTCCTGACCCGAACTTAGACAGAAAACCCACCAATGGCTCGGAGAGAAATGCAGACAGCCTGCCGTCCAACCGCACGGACGaacaggccctgctcacgaccatCCTGCAGCGGACAGCCCT GAACATAATAGACGTGTCGGCTGTTGATTCTCAAGGCATGGAGCAACACGAATACATGGACAGAGCCAGACAGTACAG CACCAAGCTGGAGGTGTTGAGCAGAACGCTGTCTCAGAAGAAGCCCGTTCCTCTTCCGTCGCTGACCGGTCAACCTCACCAGGTGCTCGCCGCTGACCTGGTGCCCTGCTCAGACGTACAGCAG GTGTCTAAGATCGCTGCGTACGCCTACAGCGCCATCTCACAAATCCAAGTAGATGCCAAGGAAGAGCTGGTGGTTCAGTTTGCTATACCATGA
- the LOC122358454 gene encoding ragulator complex protein LAMTOR1-like — translation MGCCFSSHQDSQKKPLIPDPNLNGVPGDDSEQNADSPPSNHRDEQALLTTILQQTALNIIDVSAVVSQGLEQREYMDRSRQYSTKLGVWSSTLSQKKPVPLPSLTGQPHQVLAADLVPCSDVQQVSKIAAYAYSAVSQIKVDSKEELVVQFAIP, via the exons ATGGGGTGCTGTTTCAGCAGCCACCAG GACAGCCAGAAGAAGCCATTGATTCCTGACCCAAACTTGAACGGCGTACCCGGCGATGACTCTGAGCAAAATGCGGACAGCCCGCCGTCTAACCACAGAGACGaacaggccctgctcacgaccatCCTGCAGCAGACAGCCCT GAACATAATCGACGTGTCGGCTGTTGTTTCTCAAGGCCTGGAACAACGTGAATACATGGACAGATCCAGACAGTACAG CACAAAGCTTGGGGTGTGGAGCAGTACTCTGTCTCAGAAGAAGCCCGTTCCTCTTCCGTCGCTGACCGGTCAACCTCACCAGGTGCTCGCCGCTGACCTGGTGCCCTGCTCAGACGTACAGCAG GTGTCTAAGATCGCTGCGTACGCCTACAGCGCCGTCTCACAAATCAAAGTAGATTCCAAGGAAGAGCTGGTGGTTCAGTTTGCTATACCATGA